One Oryza sativa Japonica Group chromosome 8, ASM3414082v1 DNA window includes the following coding sequences:
- the LOC4344876 gene encoding MEIOTIC F-BOX protein MOF-like: MQQGAAGQAGPSGGGGGGGGGGGGGADRLSALPDAVLFRIVSHLGARQAVRTSVLSKRWRHVWASAPRVDVRHPCACDESADQERFHGFVTTMLLRRRPFAPIKALRLCWSHDGDANNWIAHAVRRGAEEIDFSARHHQDDPKPELEYTSFISHKIKILKLTRVRMGIKFITQICYRCTFLEELELKNVNSLEGQIQSTSLKRLSIINCLISDGFLVDAPNLISLCFFRPLSGKSTEGANHSSDNRSWPFSASVWEFDDDGSDHDDDFFAIASGGEHFDDKRDNESDQDNGSSDEDSDDKRDQESDHDEDVPSSPYSDSKDSCDGSDSECESYESSDKEGDDLEDCDSNDMLENLIKVARGLTAYHGEVLLRRQLENFPMFNNLKTLSLGEWCMVPDFSALSTILKKSPKVERLYLHLDMIHRGRGDIDPSGGSFACNNLRKVKITCCKDDEMVHMLKQFLQRNGISLEKIVHHTSSTHNGEEDGGGDSSAKRKAQGEVARLAVKQRRARNSRSPE, from the exons atgcaGCAGGGAGCGGCGGGGCAGGCTGGGCCgtcgggtggtggtggaggcggtggcggtggcggtggcggtggcgcggacCGCCTCAGCGCGCTCCCGGACGCGGTGCTCTTCCGGATCGTGTCGCACCTGGGGGCGCGGCAGGCGGTGCGCACGAGCGTGCTATCCAAGCGGTGGCGCCACGTGTGGGCGTCCGCGCCGCGCGTCGACGTCCGCCACCCCTGCGCCTGCGACGAGAGCGCCGACCAGGAGAGGTTCCACGGCTTCGTCACCACCATGCTCCTCAGGCGCCGCCCGTTCGCCCCCATCAAGGCGCTCCGGCTGTGCTGGAGCCACGACGGCGACGCCAACAACTGGATCGCTCATGCTGTCAGGCGTGGGGCCGAAGAAATCGATTTCTCCGCGAGGCATCACCAAGATGATCCGAAACCGGAGCTAGAGTACACGAGCTTCATTTCTCACAAGATCAAGATCTTGAAGCTGACGCGTGTCCGGATGGGCATCAAGTTTATCACGCAGATCTGCTATAGGTGCACTTTTTTGGAAGAATTAGAGCTCAAGAATGTTAATTCACTTGAAGGGCAGATTCAATCGACCTCGCTGAAGCGCTTGTCTATCATCAACTGCCTTATCTCTGATGGATTTTTGGTTGATGCTCCGAACCTTATCTCGCTCTGCTTCTTCAGACCTCTCAGCGGTAAGAGCACGGAGGGAGCCAATCACTCGTCTGATAATAGGAGTTGGCCATTCTCAGCGTCAGTGTGGGAGTTTGATGACGATGGATCTGATCATGATGATGATTTCTTTGCAATTGCTAGTGGTGGTGAACACTTTGATGATAAGAGAGACAATGAATCTGATCAAGACAATGGTTCTAGTGATGAAGACTCAGATGATAAGAGAGACCAAGAATCTGATCATGATGAAGATGTTCCCTCTTCCCCATATTCTGATTCTAAGGACTCCTGTGATGGCAGTGACAGTGAATGCGAGTCTTATGAATCCAGTGATAAGGAGGGTGATGATCTTGAAGATTGCGACAGCAATGATATGTTGGAAAACTTGATCAAGGTAGCTAGGGGCTTGACAGCTTATCATGGAGAG GTGCTTCTGAGGAGGCAATTGGAAAATTTCCCCATGTTCAATAACCTGAAAACTCTGTCCCTTGGTGAATGGTGTATGGTTCCTGACTTCAGTGCTTTGTCAACCATACTTAAGAAATCACCTAAGGTAGAAAGGCTTTATCTTCACCTTGACATG ATCCACAGAGGAAGAGGGGACATCGATCCAAGTGGAGGATCATTTGCTTGCAACAACCTGAGGAAGGTTAAGATCACATGTTGTAAAGATGATGAAATGGTCCATATGCTGAAACAATTCCTCCAACGTAACGGCATATCACTTGAGAAGATTGTTCATCACACTTCTAGCACTCATAATGGCGAAGAAGACGGAGGCGGGGACTCCAGTGCGAAACGGAAGGCGCAAGGCGAAGTTGCGAGGCTAGCAGTGAAACAGAGGAGGGCGCGAAACAGTAGAAGCCCGGAGTGA
- the LOC9271664 gene encoding uncharacterized protein gives MHQGAARQAGQSGGGGGGGGGADRLSALPDAALFRIVSHLTARQAVRTSVLSKRWRHVWASVPRVDIRHPCACDERADQERFGDFVTTMLLNRRPFAPIKALRLWWSHDGDAETWIAHAVRRGAEEIDFSARHHQDDPKPELEYTSFISPKIKILKLTTFGMDIKAITHICSRCTSLEELELKDFRRLDGQIRSASLKQLSIINCFISVAFLVDAPNLISLCFIRPLSFERTKESICSSDNRRWPSPVWKDDNDGFDHGDIFAIASGEHFDDKRENESDQDYGFDDGSDDNIASESDHDDDGPPSPYSVSYDGDNECESYEPGNKEESDRTVAYGEIADEYSSNGDPGDEYRGNYVNHDSANYGRANKFGNLNFPVKSIVDASAHEGELLLRRLLENFPMFNNLDTLSLGEWCMVPDFSALSTILTKSPNVKRLYLHLDVIHRRRRCIDPSGGSFSCNNLEKVKITCCKDDVMVHMLAPFLQDNGVSPEKIFVRRTSSPHNGKEGRGSNSSAKRKAQGEVARLAVKQRRARNSRSPE, from the exons atgcatcagggagcggcgcggcaggcggggcagtccggcggtggcggtggcggtggcggtggcgcggacCGCCTGAGCGCGCTCCCGGACGCGGCGCTCTTCCGGATCGTGTCGCACCTGACGGCGCGGCAGGCGGTGCGCACGAGCGTGCTCTCCAAGCGGTGGCGCCACGTGTGGGCTTCCGTGCCGCGCGTCGACATCCGCCACCCCTGCGCCTGCGACGAGCGCGCCGACCAGGAGAGGTTCGGCGACTTCGTCACCACCATGCTCCTCAACCGCCGCCCATTTGCGCCCATCAAGGCGCTCCGGCTGTGGTGGAGCCACGATGGCGACGCCGAGACGTGGATCGCTCATGCTGTCAGGCGTGGGGCCGAAGAAATCGATTTCTCCGCGAGGCATCACCAAGATGATCCGAAGCCGGAGCTAGAGTACACAAGCTTCATTTCTCCCAAGATCAAGATCTTGAAGCTGACGACTTTCGGGATGGACATCAAGGCCATCACGCATATCTGTTCTAGGTGCACTTCTCTGGAAGAGTTAGAGCTCAAGGATTTTCGACGACTTGATGGACAGATTCGATCGGCCTCGCTGAAGCAGTTGTCTATCATCAACTGCTTTATCTCTGTTGCCTTTTTGGTTGATGCTCCGAACCTTATCTCGCTCTGCTTCATCAGACCTCTCAGCTTTGAGAGAACCAAGGAATCCATTTGCTCGTCTGATAATCGTAGGTGGCCATCCCCAGTATGGAAGGATGACAACGATGGATTTGATCATGGTGATATCTTTGCAATTGCTAGTGGCGAACACTTTGATGATAAGAGAGAGAATGAATCTGATCAAGACTATGGTTTTGATGATGGCTCTGATGATAACATAGCCAGTGAATCTGATCATGATGATGATGGTCCCCCTTCCCCATATTCTGTTTCCTACGATGGTGACAATGAATGCGAGTCTTATGAACCCGGCAATAAGGAGGAGTCTGATCGTACAGTGGCCTATGGTGAGATTGCAGATGAGTACTCCAGTAATGGTGATCCCGGTGATGAATATCGGGGAAATTATGTGAACCATGATTCTGCGAATTACGGTAGAGCTAATAAGTttggaaatttgaacttcccaGTGAAGTCAATTGTGGATGCGTCAGCTCATGAAGGAGAG CTGCTTCTGAGGAGGCTATTGGAAAATTTCCCCATGTTTAATAACCTGGATACTCTGTCCCTTGGTGAATGGTGTATGGTTCCTGACTTCAGTGCTTTGTCAACCATACTTACGAAATCACCAAATGTAAAAAGGCTTTATCTTCACCTTGACGTG ATTCACAGAAGAAGAAGGTGCATCGATCCCAGTGGAGGATCATTTTCTTGCAACAACCTGGAGAAGGTTAAGATCACATGTTGTAAAGATGATGTAATGGTCCATATGCTGGCTCCATTCCTCCAAGATAACGGTGTATCGCCTGAGAAGATTTTTGTTCGTCGCACTTCCAGCCCACATAATGGCAAGGAAGGCAGAGGTAGTAACTCCAGTGCGAAACGGAAGGCGCAAGGCGAAGTTGCGAGGCTAGCAGTGAAACAGAGGAGGGCGCGAAACAGTAGAAGCCCGGAGTGA
- the LOC4344877 gene encoding MEIOTIC F-BOX protein MOF-like produces the protein MHQGAAGPGPSGGGGDRLSALPDAVLFRIVSHLKAREAVRTSGLSRRWRHVWASAPRVDVRYPCACDGRAVDQKSFRDFVTILLLRRRPLAPFKALRLSWSHDEDDVSAWIAHAVRRGAEEIDLSARRHHGYPVPDYKHFISPKIKILKLTHLGTTRFTADNTLDLLCSGCTSLEELELKDIKSLWGGIQSDSLKRLSIINCHVTSDGFLVEAPNLISLCCIRPARAVPWFSHMVSLVEATVVLDDSRLSDDYQQPVLEDDNDGSDYDDNFFAPKAEGPDDKRDNEADNDSGDKRNRDGSKSDLDDHDGEYDHEDGSESGDKEVDDLEGGDDRTVTYGEIADESSSYGIPIPSDEYGGNYGNHDYTIFGGDHMLDHLSDVRTLGLLGHQGEMLLRRQLENCPIFNNLNTLTLGEWCMAPDFSALSTILENSPHVERLYLNLDMDIHRSRGGINPTGGSFACNNLKKVKITCRKDDVMVHMLAKFLQRNGISLQKIFVRRTSSTHNGEEGTGKDSSAKRKAQDEAARRAVKQLRRARNSRSPE, from the exons ATGCACCAGGGAGCGGCGGGACCTGGCccatccggcggtggcggcgaccgtCTCAGCGCCCTCCCGGACGCGGTGCTGTTCCGGATCGTGTCGCACCTGAAGGCGCGGGAGGCGGTGCGCACGAGCGGGCTCTCCAGGCGGTGGCGCCACGTGTGGGCGTCCGCGCCGCGCGTCGACGTCCGCTACCCGTGCGCCTGCGACGGCCGCGCCGTCGACCAGAAGAGCTTCCGCGACTTCGTCACCATCCTGCTCCTCAGGCGCCGCCCGCTCGCCCCCTTCAAGGCGCTCCGGCTGAGCTGGAGccacgacgaggacgacgtgaGCGCGTGGATCGCTCACGCCGTCAGGCGCGGGGCCGAAGAAATCGATCTCTCCGCGAGGCGTCACCATGGCTACCCGGTGCCGGATTACAAACACTTCATTTCTCCCAAGATCAAGATCTTGAAGCTGACGCATCTCGGGACGACGAGGTTCACGGCCGACAACACCCTCGACCTGCTCTGCTCTGGCTGCACTTCTTTGGAAGAACTGGAGCTCAAGGATATCAAATCACTCTGGGGGGGAATTCAATCAGACTCGCTGAAGCGCTTGTCGATCATCAACTGCCATGTGACATCCGATGGCTTCCTGGTTGAAGCTCCCAATCTTATATCGCTCTGCTGCATCAGACCTGCCCGAGCTGTTCCTTGGTTCAGCCACATGGTGTCGCTGGTGGAAGCCACTGTCGTGCTTGATGATTCTCGCTTGAGTGATGACTATCAGCAGCCAGTGTTGGAGGATGACAACGATGGGTCTGATTATGATGATAATTTCTTTGCACCTAAAGCTGAGGGCCCTGATGATAAGAGAGACAATGAAGCTGATAATGACTCTGGTGATAAGAGAAATAGGGACGGTAGTAAATCTGATCTTGATGATCATGATGGTGAATATGATCATGAGGATGGTTCTGAGTCTGGTGATAAAGAGGTTGATGATCTTGAAGGTGGCGATGATCGAACTGTGACCTATGGTGAGATTGCAGATGAGTCTTCCAGTTATGGTATTCCCATTCCCAGTGATGAATATGGCGGAAACTATGGGAACCATGATTATACTATTTTCGGTGGTGATCATATGCTTGACCACTTGTCAGATGTTAGAACTTTGGGTCTGTTAGGCCATCAAGGAGAG ATGCTTCTGAGGAGGCAACTGGAAAATTGCCCCATTTTCAATAACCTGAACACTCTAACCCTTGGTGAATGGTGTATGGCTCCTGACTTCAGTGCTTTGTCAACCATACTTGAGAACTCACCTCATGTAGAAAGGCTTTATCTTAACCTTGACATG GACATCCACAGAAGCAGAGGGGGCATCAACCCAACGGGAGGATCATTTGCTTGCAACAACCTGAAGAAGGTTAAGATCACATGCCGTAAAGATGATGTAATGGTCCATATGCTGGCAAAATTCCTCCAACGTAACGGCATATCGCTTCAGAAGATTTTTGTTCGTCGCACTTCCAGCACTCATAATGGCGAGGAAGGCACGGGCAAGGACTCCAGTGCAAAACGGAAGGCGCAAGACGAAGCTGCGAGGCGAGCAGTGAAACAGCTGAGGAGGGCACGAAACAGTAGAAGCCCAGAGTGA
- the LOC4344878 gene encoding MEIOTIC F-BOX protein MOF-like, which yields MQQGAAGQAPRRDDGEAAGPSGGGGGGGEDRLSALPDAVLGRIVSHLKAWQAVRTSVLSKRWRDVWASAPRVDIRHPCACNERADQERFHGFVDTLLLRRRPFAPIKALRLCWSHDGDANNWIAHAVRRGAEEIELSTRHHQGSLEPEPEFTSFISPKIKILKLMRVGMDIRSITQICSRCTSLEELELEDVRLLEGQIQSASLKRLSIIKCYIDDGFLVDAPNLVSLCFIRPLGIERKGGSNSSSDRLWWPVWLNDDDGYDHDDDFFANASAVQSDDKRGSKSDQDDLEGCNDDDCTVAYDEIADEYSSNGGPGDEHGGYSESDDSTICGPYGLFNVLVKTSLIMIAREGELLLRRELENFPMFINLNTLSLGEWCMVPDFSALSTILEKSPNVERLYIHLDMVHRGRGDIDPSGGSFACNNLKKVKITCCEDDVMVHKLAEFLEANGLQRQRIFVRRTSRTRRDSRAKQKEQEDHLRLAKKW from the exons ATGCAGCAGGGAGCCGCGGGGCAGGCGCCGCGGCGCGAcgacggggaggcggcggggcctTCCGGTGGTGGCGGGGGCGGTGGTGAGGACCGCCTCAGCGCGCTCCCGGACGCGGTGCTCGGCAGGATCGTGTCGCACCTGAAGGCGTGGCAGGCGGTGCGCACGAGCGTGCTCTCCAAGCGGTGGCGCGACGTGTGGGCGTCCGCGCCGCGCGTCGACATCCGCCACCCCTGCGCCTGCAACGAGCGCGCCGACCAGGAGAGGTTCCACGGCTTCGTCGACACCCTGCTCCTCAGGCGCCGCCCGTTCGCTCCCATCAAGGCGCTCCGGCTGTGCTGGAGCCACGACGGCGACGCCAACAACTGGATCGCTCATGCCGTCAGGCGCGGGGCCGAAGAAATCGAACTCTCCACGAGGCATCACCAAGGTTCTCTGGAACCGGAGCCGGAGTTCACGAGCTTCATTTCTCCCAAGATCAAGATCTTGAAGCTGATGCGTGTCGGCATGGACATCAGGTCTATCACGCAAATCTGCTCTAGGTGCACTTCTTTGGAAGAATTAGAGCTCGAGGATGTTCGCCTACTTGAAGGGCAGATTCAATCGGCCTCGCTGAAGCGCTTGTCTATCATCAAATGCTATATCGATGATGGCTTTTTGGTTGATGCTCCGAACCTTGTCTCGCTCTGCTTCATCAGACCTCTCGGCATTGAGAGAAAGGGGGGATCCAATTCCTCGTCTGATAGACTTTGGTGGCCAGTGTGGCTGAATGACGACGATGGATATGATCATGATGATGATTTCTTTGCAAATGCTAGTGCTGTACAATCTGACGATAAGAGAGGCAGTAAATCTGATCAAGATGATCTTGAAGGTTGCAATGATGATGATTGTACTGTGGCCTATGATGAGATTGCAGATGAGTACTCCAGTAATGGTGGTCCTGGTGATGAACATGGAGGATATTCTGAGAGCGATGATTCTACAATTTGTGGTCCCTATGGTTTATTTAATGTTCTTGTAAAGACATCTCTGATCATGATAGCCCGGGAAGGAGAG CTGCTTCTGAGGAGGGAATTGGAAAATTTCCCCATGTTCATTAACCTGAATACTCTGTCCCTTGGTGAATGGTGTATGGTTCCTGACTTCAGTGCTTTGTCAACCATACTTGAGAAATCACCTAATGTAGAAAGGCTTTATATTCACCTTGACATG GTCCACAGAGGAAGAGGGGACATCGATCCAAGTGGAGGATCATTTGCTTGCAACAACCTGAAGAAGGTTAAGATCACATGTTGTGAAGATGATGTAATGGTCCATAAGCTGGCGGAATTCCTCGAAGCTAACGGCCTACAGCGTCAGAGGATTTTTGTTCGTCGCACATCCAGAACTCGTAGAGACTCCAGGGCGAAACAGAAAGAGCAAGAGGATCATTTGAGGCTCGCAAAGAAGTGGTGA
- the LOC4344879 gene encoding MEIOTIC F-BOX protein MOF-like has protein sequence MSLEETNPAVVEEEEGKPGSAEEDAVAYGEVQVFDEMPLNETDPPAAAEEEGEPGIAEEDAVASGEDRLSEMPDMVLHHVMSFLKAWEAARTCVLSRRWRHLWASAPCVDILLTSDRQPPPMNRRMRHHRASAPCPCADVLWTRDRNAPSDTRRFVNRLLLARDELAPVDTLRLRSAHVDGFGDKFKNVDVEKWISEAIKRKARVIQLEDHYGMFVVFAHQVFASNHLKILKLSYAELDDDVFRGFSSRCPSLEELELKKCVVSAREISSVTLKSLIMVECKFTMNLSVGAPNLVFLQCITPMKWVPVLKDSGSLVTGSIMIDDSLLIGDSKKGHEVDGFSSDYSYGGSSEDYFDDLSSDISDDYDYNYENDINSDADTYEYNEIVNEYKFEQYKDHDDGGDCSMGGKYHGSSSNNGFNDDKTLGGQNVLHSLSNARSLELLAHSGEVVLSRESRSCPTFSNLKTLSLGEWCISMVADFDILILFLQNSPNLEKLFLQLEMSYNIQKELEKGIKPKGGSFACKRLSTVKIRCTKDDLRVHMLAQLFNSNGLSLEKIFVRRSGSFRLRNSKLNRELNCPWRMS, from the exons atgtcgCTGGAAGAAACCAacccggcggtggtggaggaggaggaagggaagccCGGCAGCGCGGAGGAGGATGCCGTCGCTTACGGTGAAGtccaggtgttcgacgaaatgccgcTGAACGAAACCgacccgccggcggcggcggaggaggagggggagcccGGCATCGCGGAGGAGGACGCCGTCGCTTCGGGCGAAGACCGCCTCAGCGAGATGCCGGACATGGTGCTGCACCACGTCATGTCGTTCCTCAAGgcgtgggaggcggcgcgcACCTGCGTGctctcgcggcggtggcgccacctCTGGGCCTCCGCGCCCTGCGTCGACATCCTCCTGACGAGcgaccgccagccgccgccgatgaACAGGCGCATGCGCCACCACCGGGCCTCCGCGCCCTGCCCCTGCGCCGACGTCCTCTGGACGCGCGACCGCAATGCGCCGAGTGACACGCGCAGGTTCGTGAACCGGCTGCTGCTCGCTCGCGACGAGCTCGCGCCGGTGGACACGCTCCGGCTGCGCTCTGCTCACGTGGATGGTTTCGGGGACAAGTTTAAGAATGTCGATGTCGAGAAGTGGATTAGTGAAGCTATCAAGAGAAAAGCTCGGGTGATTCAGCTTGAAGATCATTATGGGATGTTCGTTGTATTTGCTCACCAGGTCTTCGCTTCCAACCATCTCAAAATCTTGAAACTGTCGTACGCCGAGCTGGATGACGATGTTTTCAGGGGATTCTCCTCTCGATGCCCTTCTTTGGAAGAACTGGAGCTCAAGAAATGCGTGGTAAGTGCCCGTGAGATTTCATCAGTCACTCTGAAGAGTTTGATCATGGTTGAATGCAAGTTCACTATGAATCTCTCTGTTGGTGCTCCAAACCTCGTGTTTTTACAATGCATCACACCAATGAAATGGGTTCCCGTGCTCAAGGACTCTGGGTCGCTGGTCACAGGAAGTATCATGATTGATGACTCGCTACTTATTGGTGATTCTAAAAAAGGACATGAGGTGGATGGTTTCTCTTCTGATTATTCTTATGGTGGCTCTTCTGAAGATTATTTTGATGACCTTTCCAGTGACATCAGTGATGACTATGACTATAACTATGAAAATGATATCAATAGTGATGCTGATACATATGAGTACAATGAGATTGTGAATGAATATAAATTTGAGCAGTATAAAGACCATGATGATGGAGGTGATTGCAGTATGGGTGGTAAATATCATGGCTCCAGTTCTAACAATGGGTTCAATGATGATAAAACTTTGGGTGGACAAAATGTTCTTCACAGCCTTTCAAATGCTAGAAGTTTGGAGCTGTTAGCTCATTCAGGAGAG GTGGTTCTGAGCAGGGAATCAAGAAGTTGTCCAACTTTTAGCAACCTGAAGACTTTGTCCCTTGGTGAGTGGTGTATCAGTATGGTCGCTGACTTCGACATATTGATTCTCTTCCTCCAGAATTCACCTaatttggagaagctttttcTTCAACTTGAAATG AGTTACAACATCCAAAAGGAATTGGAAAAAGGTATCAAACCAAAAGGAGGATCGTTTGCCTGTAAACGCCTTAGTACGGTGAAGATCAGATGCACCAAGGATGATCTTAGAGTCCATATGCTGGCACAGTTGTTCAATTCTAATGGCTTGTCCTTAGAGAAGATTTTCGTCCGTCGAAGTGGGAGCTTCC GCCTTCGCAACTCCAAACTTAACAGAGAATTAAATTGCCCGTGGCGGATGTCGTGA
- the LOC9267684 gene encoding putative F-box/FBD/LRR-repeat protein At5g22610, producing the protein MLGRNAMLGPPRRGEGETSRRGEGSEGDGNGEGDAVDRLSALSDGVLHHIMSFLKAWEVVRTCVLSRRWRHTWASAPCIDLRVRYNDVDSEPPEELRDFVNRLFRRREASAPVDTLRLQSSDPDELFDNDDANAWIRTAINRNARFIHLTGHRTEIGVLKHRALVSTHLKILKLSYVLIDDKILKQLSSGCKSLEELDLKDCAMTGHEISSASLKILKMDKCKINVDLSITAPNLVLLNLITPYIQVPSFKNLESLVSCSVILDDFFLGDAYEHSSDEDDIDETTDEDDIDDQKKTYKTGYGFGFPQKGYGLAGNKDDYGYGSDIESDDNTYEYSEIAKEYGDQQYAQNSSTIVQGVGTSQQTKTISGGHNFLHGLSNARSLELLAGAGEVVLSRELKSCPIFSNLKTLSLGEWCMAAEFDTLIFLLQRSPNLQRLFLKLKLNFNTRKPLESGAKPMGRSFTCKDLQMVKIRCSKDDVRVHTLACLFRANGIPIEKIYVRRTGSSYLRGEKFMRDLGKHELEFWGSDSEFCGPNSEFCGSDSEFEDSDMEF; encoded by the exons ATGCTCGGGAGGAACGCCATGCTcgggccgccgcgccgtggcGAGGGGGAGACGTCCCGGCGTGGAGAGGGAAGCGAAGGCGACGGCAATGGCGAGGGCGACGCGGTTGACCGGCTCAGCGCCCTCTCGGACGGGGTGCTGCACCACATCATGTCGTTCCTCAAGGCCTGGGAGGTGGTGCGCACCTGCGTGCTCTCGCGTCGCTGGCGCCACACCTGGGCGTCCGCGCCCTGCATCGACCTCCGCGTCCGGTACAATGACGTTGACAGCGAGCCGCCGGAGGAGCTGCGCGATTTCGTGAACCGCCTCTTCCGCCGTAGGGAGGCGTCAGCGCCGGTGGACACGCTCCGCCTGCAGTCCAGCGACCCGGACGAGTTGTTTGACAACGACGATGCCAACGCGTGGATCCGGACTGCCATCAACCGCAATGCTCGATTCATTCATCTCACTGGACACCGTACAGAGATCGGGGTGTTAAAGCACAGGGCCTTGGTCTCTACCCACCTCAAGATCTTGAAGCTGTCCTATGTCCTGATCGATGACAAGATCCTCAAGCAGCTTTCTTCAGGGTGCAAATCTTTGGAAGAACTGGATCTTAAGGACTGCGCGATGACCGGCCATGAGATCTCATCTGCTTCTTTGAAGATTTTGAAGATGGATAAGTGCAAGATTAATGTGGACTTATCAATCACTGCTCCAAACCTCGTATTGCTGAATCTGATCACACCTTACATCCAAGTTCCATCGTTCAAGAACTTGGAGTCGCTGGTGTCATGCTCTGTCATACTTGATGACTTTTTCTTGGGTGATGCTTATGAACACAGTAGTGATGAAGATGATATTGATGAAACCACTGATGAAGATGATATTGATGATCAGAAGAAGACTTACAAGACAGGGTATGGATTTGGTTTCCCTCAAAAAGGATATGGGCTTGCTGGTAACAAGGATGATTATGGCTATGGTAGTGATATTGAGAGTGATGACAATACCTATGAATATAGTGAGATTGCAAAAGAGTATGGAGATCAGCAGTATGCCCAGAATTCCAGTACCATTGTTCAGGGAGTTGGGACAAGTCAGCAGACTAAAACTATTTCTGGTGGCCATAATTTTCTTCACGGCCTTTCAAATGCTAGAAGTTTGGAGCTGTTAGCTGGTGCTGGAGAG GTGGTTCTTTCTAGGGAGTTGAAAAGCTGCCCAATTTTTAGCAACTTGAAGACCTTGTCCCTTGGTGAATGGTGTATGGCTGCTGAATTCGATACATTAATCTTCTTGCTACAGCGTTCACCTAATTTGCAGAGGCTTTTCCTTAAACTTAAATTG AACTTCAATACTAGGAAGCCGTTGGAGAGCGGTGCTAAACCTATGGGAAGATCATTTACTTGTAAAGACCTGCAAATGGTGAAGATCAGATGCTCTAAGGATGATGTAAGAGTGCACACACTGGCATGTTTGTTCAGAGCGAACGGTATTCCCATTGAGAAGATTTATGTCCGTCGGACTGGGAGTTCTT ACCTCCGTGGCGAGAAGTTTATGAGAGACCTAGGCAAACATGAACTGGAGTTCTGGGGGTCAGATTCAGAGTTCTGTGGTCCAAATTCCGAGTTCTGTGGTTCAGATTCAGAGTTTGAGGATTCAGATATGGAGTTCTGA